Below is a genomic region from Trichoderma asperellum chromosome 2, complete sequence.
GGAGCTGAAGCCTGTTTCATCTTGTTACGTCGACGACACCCGCACAACTGCCACCATGCTTTCCCCCCTGATTGAATgaataagaaagagaaaaaaatatgaaaAGAGTGAAAGCCTACCGGATCCCGCTACCCTTCATTCCTCGGAACCTCGCTGGTACAACTCACATACGCTGCCCcatcagttttttttttctttctattccTCCATTGATACCTTTAAAGCTCCATATAATCGTACAATAAtcataaataaagctttaatggAGCTTCTTCCCGAGCGCGGCGATCCGTGAACGGGAGCGTAGAGCATCAAGTGGTTCGTGCGGTAGGGTATTCGTGGAAATAATACTAATGAGAataggggaggggggagagaggCTGTACGTTCACTTTAAGATCTAAACAACGGCTATGTAATGCATCTACGCACAGACTTGGGGTGCACTGGTTATCTAGATCTCAGTCTTGGAAGGGGAAGGGCCACGATATTGAAGCCACGTGTGATGCTGTCATATAGGGATGAAAGACAGGAGCTAGGAATAGGATAGACAATGCAAATTGATGCATTTTGATAGTGCTAGTATTCTTCCAGTCAGCATTTCTCAAgattcatcttcttgttgtTTAGCGTAGCATCTCATTGTTGTCAACATTCGTCTACTTTGACTTCAAATTTAGGGGGAATATCAACACACAATGTCAGCTATATCAATGAGCAACAATGAAGAGATTCTCATTCATTACCAACTCCAATCATATGGTTTTCGGAGATTTATCGATGTGTTCCGTTCTAGCTGCTATTCATAACAATACGCAGCAATTCGTCTAACGGCAATGAGGAAAATTGAAAAGCCGCCATAATCCAGGGGTCAGGTACAGCacttggcttcttcttccttcataATAGGCAATATGATTCATCAGGCAAGGATTTGAAACAGAAAAATACAATCAACGACATCTGCCTACCTGTGTGATACCCACCTCGCTCATTCAGGAGGTCATCACAAACAAAAGAGGACAACAGCAGTGGAGAATAATATGGCGGGGCCAATTACCTCTATGGAGCCCACAAAAGGATTTTATATTCATATTGCGAGCAAGGTTGGTCAATTGCGGATATCGTGCCACGAACAAACTGTGTTACTCACTGCATTTGATTGTCCTGTCAAGGCCCAGCAAACGACCATTTCAATAGCGAGGGCATCTCCGCAGTGTTGTTCTGTTTCACTCCACTCCACTACTCGTGGAGATCATACTGTACAATCAGTTTCATCTGAGGCCAATTTTGAATCAGCGACCCCATGTTTCTCTCCCATGGGGGTGAGGAGTACAAGCATGGCCTGCTGAGTACTCTGTTGCGCATAGTACTCTGTAGCGTATCGGTATACACTCGTAGGCATTCGCTGATTTCGCCGCTGATGAAGGCATGACAAAGAAGGATTCAGATTTGATAAATATAGTCCATACACGTAGGCTTGTATAACGTCCTCCACCGTCAGTTATCCAAGGGTTTGCCGGGGGTCGTTGAAATTGATATGCACTGGTATGCATGGCACAGCCGATAAAAATCTAGTCGTTTCTGGAAATTTGATATGTAAACATCGAGAACCTGTACGAACATTGTGAAATCTTGCCAGGGCGACGTATCAACGGCAAAGAAGAGGATTTCTCGATCTCTACATATATACCGATGCAGTAATTATTTTCGTCAACAGAAGGAATGCAGGAATGTGCACTAATTTTAAGCCTCGACAAGCCTGAGTTAGGCCGCACAAAACCGCCAGCCCATTATGAACAAGGATTAGCCATTGGGAACTGGCAGATCGCCGATTGACATGTTGCGCCCAGCTGGAGATCATTTGGGCTTCACATTAGTCCAAGAGTagtagaaaaaagagagatagAGATGAAGCGGAAAAGAGGGACACACCGGCAGTTTATTAGTAGTCATGAAGACGCAATAGATGCAAACTACAGGGAGTCAGCGCCCGTTTCCTCGCCTTGCCGGCAGCATCCAGAAATCTGGGAATACAGGGGAAAACGAGATAATCTGAGAGTCGCCGAGACAGTCACTTGAATTGCTCAATATATTTCCGTTTGAGATTAGCGGGCTGGATAGCGCTGTTTTGCGGACATGGCGTGCGAACGAAGCCTTGGAGGCGATTGATGGGAATTGACATGCCGTCGCGACTAGCGCTACTTGTATTTCCATGGAGATGTCGAACTGGAAACGGCACCCTGGACGACGGTTATCCATCATATCTAAATGGAAGaaagggcagaaaaaaaaaggttagcGATGGTGTTACTAGAAGCAACAAAGAGGCTGAATCGAAATATCCGAAAGGAATCACTTCTATGTAATGTAAGACCAAGACGAAAAGAGTGAAAAGAGAGCAATGCATTTAAAAGGACATAGATACGACAGATGAAGACCAATGAAAGAGCATTTGGAGACAGGAGCATGTGCTTTGATGTCACAGACAGAGTACTTTGTGTAGTGCGCGCATCTTGGTGGTAATCTTCTCTCCTGATTAGTTCTTCGCTGGATTCTACACTTCGTAAAGACATTCCTAATCCGCGCTCCTTGCTGGGCGATAGCTCCTGCTTCCTAAACTCTGTGGCTCGCTCCTGCTGCGACATCCCGCTGCGACAAGACACGTCACTACCCAAGCCCCGGCTGCTACTACTGGGCagttccttctcttccctaGCTCCTGCTCAACCGTCCTTGCCTTTCCATTCAGCCGCAAAGAGCAAGatcaagagcaagagcaacggagaataaaataaagagtattgctattcgggcagtagatttttgctattcgggCGGTATTCCCACCTGGCCTAGCCTAATATAGCCTAGGCTTATGCAGCCCAGCTTTTTACACTAAATTACAGTGTTAGGTTATGAAAGGTAAAACAGTATACAGTTAGCTAGAAGGTGCAATTTAAAGCTATCGCGACTTTAACCAACCGGCTGACCGCAATCAATCTAGGTGACCTTCATTAACGCAGGTAGCTTTAAACGATTCCGTTGACCTTGATCAAGCCGGTTGACTGCGATGAATGCAGGCGCCCTTGATTAACCTAGGCGGTCCTGATTAATGCAGGCAACTTCAAATAACCTCGTTGGCCTTGTCGATCTCGATTACACCGGTTGACTGCAGTTGAACTAGGCGGCTTCGGTTAAACAAGGTGACCTCGAATAATCCTATTGACCTCTATTAAACCGGATGACCTCTATCAAACCAGATGACCTCTATTAAACCAGATGACCTCTATCAAACCGGATGACCTCTATTAAACCGGATGACCTCTATCAATCTAGGCAGTCCTAATCAATCTAGGcagctataattaaactaaataaagcagcagtatgcttttatagtaaattctATACATCCCAGTGCATTACACTGTTTTTTAGTGGGCTGGCTTGGGCGCTGCTGAATCTAGCTAAAATAGGCTAGTCTAGGTGGGAATACCGcccgaatagcaaaaatctactgcccgaatagcaatactcaaaataaaataataaaataaaataataagggAAGCAAAGATCGCCCACTTTCGGCGCGAGCCCCGCTTTGGCCGGACCCCGGACCGCGGGCGCTAAGCCGCTTTGGTTCGTCAATACAGAACAACAATAGCAACGGACAATACCAAGCCAAGCGTCGACTAAGCCGCTGCACCCCTCCATACGGCTCtgctttctccatctcttcttcatggcGCACCTGTGCTATCCCGCTCCTGGCAGCATTTTTGTACATGGCAAACTTTTCTCAGCTCTAAATCACCCCATGGCCCTGCTGGCTGCCCACAAGAACGGCGTCTGTTGCGGAAAGGGGACAGCCACAATACGCAGACAATACCCGGATTGTGGCTGGTCGCGGCGAACTGCAGGGCAAGGCGGCTCTGCTGAGGTCAGTTGGCCGACACTCACCCTTCCGCTGGAGCCCGGAGGATGCTCCGTCCTCTAATCATCTGCTGCCGGCAGTGCCTCTGGTACGTGCAGTTGCCTATTGTGATTTAGCAGAAAGCCTGGGCTGCGCACACAGAATCAAATCACAGCATGTTACTTTGCAGATACGCCAGATACAGTATTCTTTGTACGCCGGACAGAACAGCCACACACACCATAACTGGCGCAACCGCTAGCTCAATGCTGGCATTCCAGCCATGGCGGCACAGCATCCGACCCCCCACAAAGATCCCAGAGGCTGAAAGTCCCTgtagtgctgctgcagggagTGCTTGTACATACTGTACATGCAGAGTTGTGCTTCAACTGAAACGTCGCAGCAGGATCCTGTAACTAGCCAGCACTGTTGCTACCTGAGGAGCCTGATATACGACACCCAGGCGATAATTATGGCCAACATTCTGTTCGTATGATGTTATTCTTGCTGGACTTGCGCTTGACTCGTGTCTGTGAGCTGCCAACCATCTCGGTCATTATCCGTCGACAATGCACATAACATCAACCTGACTCGTAtaagaaagaataaaatacCGGCAAGACTGCAGATCTGGTAGTAGATCTAGTCTCTTCGCAGGACAATCTTAACTCCGccgcagaaaaaaagagctagCTCAGGCAGCCCACTCAATAGGTACTGTAGTTTTGAAAGTCGTTGAAGTAAACAAAAATTGGTTATACAAAGTACGAGGTACACACGGGAGCCATGATGAGGCATCAATAGCTGCAACGTCCTCTTGTGCCTACTACAAGTTCCGCAAACCGCACCCCCTCCCGGACATGGCTTTCGGGCAAGATCAAAGGGGGGGCGTATGGCTGTCCGCGTGTCCCATGAGTCTGGGTGCGTGCGCTGTGCGggcagctgctgttggcttGGAGCAGGGCGTGAGGTTAAGCATCTGCCCGTTTTGGTGATATGGACACTAAAGCCGTCGAGCCGTCGTCTCTGACGTTTTTGACAGccctcgtttctttttctctgctccTGTTAATTTGGCTCATGGCATGCATGAGCCGCCCATCGATCTACCAACCCGGCAGGGCCAAGAACAGCCGAGGAGGGGGGAGACTGCAGCCGTACAGTAGTGCGCCTGAAGTCGTGGTTGATCGTGGAGCCACAGGCAATCAGAAAAGAGGCAGTAGTATGTAAGTATTGTTGCTAGCCGCATGGGTGCGCTCACACAAATTGAGTAAAAGACGAGAGATGCGTGGAGACCTGAATCAAGGTGTCGCTCTATTAGATGGAGCCGCGCCATGGATCGAGGCCCAAGGGTGGGTGGTGCGTGTCTGGCTCGCACGGTACCTTCGGCCTGCGGCAGAGATCAATCAAATCAACATCCATCAGTTCAGGTGAATGCTGCTGACGGCGCTTGACTTGGCCGAAGTGGGAATACAAATCAGTTTCAACGGGAAATTCCACCCTTGGGCTTTTTTTCTGTAACATCCAGATGGGAACCAAGCGTGGGGGGGTGTGAACTAGGCAAGTGAATAAGAGAGACAGCCAGGGTTGTTTTGCAAAGGGCAAAAGGTATATATCAGTCTCGGTCCGCAGCACCAAGGGCTGCGTCCTCGCTATCATTGCCGTAATTGTCGGAGCCATCATCACTGACGACATTGTCCTGTGCGAGGGTATATCAAGCATCGAGTCTTGTGCTGGCTGTTGGCTTTATTCGCTACATCACGCCACATCCAAGTCTTCCGCATTCTAGCCGTCCAGCCATTTTGCACCCTCTCACACGGCCTCCAACGCTACCAACCGACCCTCCATCTCGGAAACATACAGCGAGACTGGAATTTCTTCAACCGAGCACTGTGGGCGTTTGAGCAAGATATGATATTGGGCCCGACCTTTTCCATCCACATATAGACCGCGTCTCGCCCCGAAGAGGCGTATCGGACCGTTTGAGGCTTGGTGTACTTGGATTCACCGTCGGCTAAAGCATATATCAACAATTCACTCCCCCTTTTCACCTCTACATTTTTTTCAACGACTCATCCCCAACAAGGACCTTTTACTATTTACAACTAATAAGAGTTATATCTGCCTCTTAACAACTCTTGATATCTTCCACGCATAATCCTCAGCCATGAACAcctcagcctcgtcagcAGCCCTAGGCTCTTCCATGCGGAATCACATCAACATGATGCCCAAGGACAATGCCCCAACTTTAACCTCGCCTCCTCCAGCATACACTCCTCCCCAGACAGCACCAGCACTGGCGCTTTTACGGCGACAGATGCGTGAATCCTTCATCATGGGCCGCTCTTCCATTGCCGACAGCGTATTAGACGTCATGTCTCCCAATGAGGACGAcgcagacgacgaagagggcTTCTCTACTATTAGTCTCCGAATCAACACCTCTGTCCACATctccagcaacaacaacctCGTCTGCCTCAACGACACACCAGCTAGCCACGCCAACGCTATTGCCAGGGCTGTCGTCCAGGCCATCCAGGAGAACAGCTCCGGCCAGTGCGGCATCCCCATGATTGACGAAGACGGCAGGCCTCGGCCTGTCAAAATTGAGGTTGACGCTGGCATTACAGTGGAGGGTTCAGGGAACATCGTGGGCAACGAGAACGTGGTAAATCAGGTTCTCCGCATGCGCAGCCTTGCACGCAAGAGATCagcagatgatgacgagAGTGATACACCAGCTCGACTACCAAAGCGTCGCCGTGAagagagcggcagcagcggcagcagcaacaactcTCCTTAAAGACTCGACAGATCTCACCAGGCCACCATGCATTTTCATCTTGgagtacttttttttttacgacACTAAAAAGAATCATCGCATCTCTGCTCCTGAGCTCTATTTTGCTGCGTTTACTTCCGTTTGGCCCTTGGCGTTCAGGCATCACCGGAATCTCATATACCCAAAGGCAGAGCACCTTACacattttactttttttttttttttttttttttttttttcgtttctaTTCTCACACTGTCATGACATGAATGTTTGTTCATTGGCAAAATGGGGTGAAAGATATTATCAGAGGCCAAGGCGGGGAGAACCAGGCCTCGACTTTGGTTTGAAGCGAGAGGGCCCCATCACATATTAGATGcagctaaatatataacccGCAATTAACATTCCTATCACTCTCATTGCGTgctctattttatattacccATACGAGATACAAATATATGTACGTGCACATCTCTCATAAATACTGTTTTATAGCCCAATGCAGGGCGACGTCAATGAGGTTGGCTCGCACGCATTACCTGCAtaaaaaggggagagagcTGAAAGCCCAAACCCCATGACCAGACAAGATCACGAAGCACATCATTGCTACGGTTGGCTCTTCCCAGCATGCCCGAAACCTCGCATAACATTCTACAACAGAGGGGGGGTTATCATCCCAGACGGTCACCGCCACCACCTGATTCGACTGCGGCCGACTCCGCATACCATTCCCCTTCTTTCAGCTGCCCAAGGATAACTGCCCAAAGCGAAAGATGAGCGTATAATACGACGTATACAGATTAAAAAACCCAccgttttttttgttctctcaCCCACAAGGCATTGGAATTCTCGTACGAGCAAACGAGGTTGTTCGCCTTTCGTTTCGTATCTAGTGTGTAGTCTAAGCTCCTTCCTTTACCGGTTTTGACGGCAATTACAACGGCCAAAATGGTGGTTGGTTCTAGCACGGAAATCAAAAAAACAACGGCCAAGCATATCCCGCCGCCCGCGCcctttaatctttttttttttttttcttttttttttttttttcctctcttggACAAGCCCTAGGTCTAAAAGCCGGGAGTTACCATTCAGTTGGATCATAGCCGCTGAGCCAAGCTCTTTTGACGCCGCCACTACTTGAATTTAAACAATTCGGGGGAGTTGTTTCTCTTTGGTTTGTTGGATGGaagctctcttttttttttccccatgTGTTGGCGATAGCTCCTTGATAAAAGCTGTTCATTTGCCTCATGTAGTATCCATTTGGTAAAAACATTgtgtcttgtttttttcaATCTCGTGTCTCACTTCTTTGTTGTAGGTTAACATGACGTCTCTGAATTGCCCCACCAGCCTACAGTCTTGGCTGGGCCACTGCCCTCGTCCCTCACGTAGGTCCATGCATGATTATGTttctcagccttcttctctcattcCAATTGTGTAGTGATTGCTCTCATCTCACTCTGTTTTTTGTAAAccctctctctcatctccatATCGCCTCTCCCCCCTTCCCTGTCCAATTGAAGCTGCGATGGCCGACCTCACCATCCGCAACCTCACAATCACCCCCCTCGAGCTCGTCTCCATCCAGCGCCTCCAGGGCGAGAAGATCCGCACCGGCAACGTCGTGTCCAACGTCACCGGCCGCAtcaccagcttcatcaacgcCACGGACTTCTCCGCCCATCGCCTGCTGCCCCGCGCCGACCATGAGCCGCACGACCACCGTGACGTCTCCATCCACCTGGACCCCTTCCGGACTGTCCAGACCGACGTCCGAGCGGCCGATGCCGCCGGCCGAGAGATTCTCCGGCTGACATTCCGGGCCGGCCACCGGCGTTATGAGACGGATGTGCCGAGTCCATCTCGCAAGTCAGCTGTCATGAAGCGCattgctggcgatgatgacgacggcgacgaggaagagcttGACCTCACCGTCGTGTACATCCCCAACGGCTCCTTTCTGGCCATCTTCTCGTCCGCAAGGCTCAATGCCTGGATGAAGCAGCTGGACGATGCCTGGCCACTCCcgctcctctccatccccgGCACTCACAACTCACCCACCTGCCACACGGCCCTCCCCTCCGTCCGCTGCCAATCCGTCGGCGTCACAGAGCAGCTCCAAAACGGCGTGCGCTTCCTCGACATCCGCGTGTCCGTCAACCCCGACAACGACACCCTCACGCTGGTCCACTCCGTCTTCCCCGTCTCTCTCGCCGGCACAAAGTACTTCGCCGACATGCTGGACGACGTCTACCGCTTCCTGGACGCCAACCCCAGCGAGACCGTCTTCATGAGCCTCAAGCGCGAGGGCGCCGGCCGCGGAACCGACCAGCATCTCAGCCGCTACCTCCGCAGCGGCCACGTCGACAAGCGGCCTGAACGCTGGTGGACCGAGCCTGTGATCCCGACGCTTGGCGCTGCTAGGGGCCGCATCATTGTCGTGCGCAGGTTCGCATTGGATGACGAAATGGCAAAGACGTGCTGGGATGGCCGAGGTTATGGCATTGATGGCCAGAATTGGCCGGACAACTGCGAAGACGGCACCTGTGACGGAGGCCAGATCCGTGTGCAGGACTTTTACGAGGTCACCGAGAGCCAGAACATTGAGAAGAAGATCGACTACAGCAGAGGCCAGCTGGAGCGCGCTGCCGAGCGAGAGTTTCACGTCCCTAGCCTGGCGGAGCACGACAGCAacgcagatgctgctgctgccgccaagctccccatcttcatcaacttcCTGAGCGGCAGTAACTTCTTCAACGCCACGTGCTGGCCGGAGAGAATCGCCGCCAAGGTGAACCCCGCCATTACCGAGTATCTCTGCATCCGTCACGGCGAGGACGGCAAGGGGCCTCAGCAGCTCAAAGTTGGTGCTGCAAGCACTGGCATTGTTGTTACGGATTGGGTGGGTGCGAATGGCGACTGGGATTTGATTAGATGTATTGTTGGGTGGAATGCCAGGTTGCAGGTGTCTTGATGGTGAATCATAGATTTACGGGATCTTATGCGAGATGAAGGTGTATTACACGGCGTTTATTTACATGGGGAAAACAGCAAACAGATCAAGAAAAGTAATTGGCAAACTTGGATAACGTGAATGAAATAATAGAttaaatattactactattaaGAATATGTAGCACGTGTACTACATAAGAGCAGcctcttatacttttatagcTAGCTTAGGCTGTGAAACGTAGCATCATAATTCAAATGGTATCTAAGGCAGCTAGGTTAGCCACtgctctctcatctctcaaATCAAGCCGTGTTGAATAAGAAACCAGATCAGTTCTCCAAGGTGAAACTTTTTTCGTCACGTGGAACTCGGACAATGTAGATAATATGGAATAGTCATCATGATGGTGTTGTGCAAGAGAGATAAGTAAAAACAACGTACCATTTTATCAACCGGCGTAATATCAGCTCGTTTACCTGACTATACACTTTATCAAATGTCAGCCCCTGCGTCAATAGAGACACTAAGAACACCAAGACATAAATATGATTCATCTATCCATCGGTTAGTTGAATGCTAGATCGGCTCCATGTGTCGACTCGACTTACCATCAGAGGGTGTAAGTTTGTTCATATCCAACAACGCCCGAAGGTGTTGCGGAAATCAGACAGTGTGAATACAAATAAAATAACATTTCATCACAGAAATACAGCAGCAAGtgattaaagaaaaagctttGTATAATATGTACCTATTGTTGTACGAGTTAGCTGACAGATTCATCCCCAGCTTGAACAAAGAGCCGATGCCATTGAACCACGATCAGGTGACGAAATCTCATCCTGAGTTCTCACTCCCCTCCACCACAAGGATTGTACGTCCTCGCTTTCAAGGATGAAAGGGAGCAAGGCTCGATATGTCCGCCCGTTCGTTCAATTTTTCATCATGTGGGACAGATaggctggaagaagagagtaaaAGTAC
It encodes:
- a CDS encoding uncharacterized protein (EggNog:ENOG41), coding for MNTSASSAALGSSMRNHINMMPKDNAPTLTSPPPAYTPPQTAPALALLRRQMRESFIMGRSSIADSVLDVMSPNEDDADDEEGFSTISLRINTSVHISSNNNLVCLNDTPASHANAIARAVVQAIQENSSGQCGIPMIDEDGRPRPVKIEVDAGITVEGSGNIVGNENVVNQVLRMRSLARKRSADDDESDTPARLPKRRREESGSSGSSNNSP